One Streptomyces sp. NBC_01217 genomic region harbors:
- a CDS encoding serine hydrolase — protein sequence MSPRRMEEASVAGESPDKSKQQKSSGTARSESDPRLAVFREPSAGDETGGGTDTATAVFRTRPSGPSGDGEGAGEDAGTVESGESPEQPEGSGAQEGSVDAEGARGAERAGEVAEGPEEASETSDESSEPEAAESSEDAEPAEASDVVDAAEGAEPSESTDVAESSEGEDVAEPADAAVPEEGDTRLRAAVAAWVGKGDGAKDGASEDADVVAEGDAPEPAAPAAPVAEVSDKATTSDESDEADEADEADEADEVDEADAKRTEERPVDQPTAVFRAPVVKVDQPTTALKIVPPVPKPESAAERTSKFVPLRGEDAPPAPAPAQAPAPRKPQMPTALSGAERTTQQPMPPKPPLDLLAELTNTPPPPQTPVRTAVRRVKIWTPLVLLLLIVFAIAQAVRPLPEPELGLSAQSTYTFKGTDLDLAWPEQGQSAVSVDGVGSLGSAGAQKPAPIASVAKVMTAYVILKEHPLTGKEEGEKITVDQQAEDESKREDESTAPITKGQQFTQKQLLQLLMIPSGNNAARLFARWDSASEEEFVAKMNDAAKDLGMTGTTYTDPSGLEKSTVSTAQDQLKLAKAVMQNDVFREIVDTPEIKIPGIDQTIYNNNTILLQPGVSGIKTGSSTPAGGNLLWSANTVVDGKKLWIYGAVMGQQAGTGQPYDSLVMSLDNSLKLIKGAQKAVTSATVVKKGDVVGYVDDGLGSRTPVVATRDLKAKGWSGLDVELSMTDNGKEIPHSAAAGTEVGVVTVGTGPGKVSAPVALQQDLKAPGFGQKLTRIA from the coding sequence ATGTCCCCGCGCCGCATGGAGGAGGCATCGGTGGCGGGCGAGTCCCCCGACAAGTCGAAGCAGCAGAAGTCGTCGGGAACGGCTCGGAGCGAGAGCGATCCGCGGCTTGCCGTCTTCCGTGAACCGTCAGCCGGGGACGAGACCGGCGGCGGGACGGACACGGCGACGGCCGTCTTCCGGACGCGGCCGTCCGGGCCGTCCGGGGATGGCGAGGGCGCCGGAGAGGACGCCGGAACCGTCGAGTCCGGCGAGAGCCCGGAGCAGCCTGAGGGCTCCGGGGCCCAGGAGGGCTCCGTGGACGCGGAGGGCGCTCGGGGTGCCGAGAGGGCTGGGGAGGTCGCCGAGGGCCCGGAGGAGGCCTCTGAGACCTCCGATGAGTCCTCCGAGCCCGAGGCCGCCGAGTCCTCGGAGGACGCGGAGCCCGCGGAGGCCTCGGACGTCGTCGATGCTGCTGAGGGTGCCGAGCCCTCGGAGAGCACGGACGTTGCCGAGTCCTCGGAGGGCGAGGACGTCGCCGAGCCCGCCGATGCTGCCGTGCCCGAGGAAGGCGACACGCGGCTGCGGGCGGCGGTTGCTGCGTGGGTCGGCAAGGGGGACGGCGCGAAGGACGGCGCCTCCGAGGACGCCGACGTCGTTGCGGAGGGTGACGCGCCTGAGCCGGCAGCTCCGGCCGCTCCCGTCGCTGAGGTCTCGGACAAGGCGACCACCTCGGATGAATCGGATGAAGCCGACGAGGCTGATGAGGCTGATGAAGCCGACGAGGTCGATGAAGCCGACGCCAAGCGCACCGAAGAACGCCCGGTTGATCAGCCGACCGCCGTCTTCAGGGCCCCCGTGGTCAAGGTCGACCAGCCGACGACCGCGCTGAAGATCGTCCCGCCCGTCCCTAAGCCCGAGTCCGCCGCGGAGCGGACCAGCAAGTTCGTACCGCTGCGCGGGGAGGACGCCCCGCCGGCACCGGCACCGGCACAGGCGCCCGCACCCCGCAAGCCGCAGATGCCGACCGCGCTCTCCGGTGCCGAGCGGACCACGCAGCAGCCGATGCCGCCCAAGCCGCCGCTCGATCTGCTCGCCGAGCTGACGAACACGCCCCCGCCGCCGCAGACGCCGGTCCGCACCGCCGTCCGCCGGGTCAAGATCTGGACCCCGCTGGTCCTGCTCCTGTTGATCGTCTTTGCGATCGCGCAGGCGGTGCGTCCGCTCCCGGAGCCCGAGCTGGGCCTGTCGGCGCAGTCGACGTACACCTTCAAGGGCACTGACCTGGACCTCGCCTGGCCGGAGCAGGGGCAGTCGGCGGTGAGCGTGGACGGCGTCGGTTCGCTCGGTTCCGCCGGGGCGCAGAAGCCCGCGCCCATCGCCAGCGTCGCCAAGGTCATGACGGCGTACGTGATCCTCAAGGAGCACCCCCTCACCGGCAAGGAGGAGGGCGAGAAGATCACCGTCGACCAGCAGGCGGAGGACGAGTCCAAGCGCGAGGACGAGTCGACGGCGCCGATCACGAAGGGCCAGCAGTTCACCCAGAAGCAGCTGCTCCAGCTGCTGATGATCCCGTCCGGGAACAACGCGGCGCGCCTGTTCGCCCGCTGGGACTCCGCGTCCGAGGAAGAGTTCGTCGCGAAGATGAACGACGCCGCCAAGGACCTCGGCATGACCGGCACCACGTACACGGACCCGAGCGGTCTGGAGAAGAGCACCGTCTCCACCGCCCAGGACCAGCTCAAGCTGGCCAAGGCGGTCATGCAGAACGATGTGTTCCGGGAGATCGTCGACACCCCGGAGATAAAGATCCCGGGTATCGACCAGACGATCTACAACAACAACACCATCCTGTTGCAGCCGGGCGTGAGCGGCATCAAGACCGGCTCGTCCACCCCCGCGGGCGGCAACCTGCTCTGGTCCGCGAACACGGTTGTCGACGGGAAGAAGCTCTGGATCTACGGCGCCGTCATGGGCCAGCAGGCGGGCACCGGCCAGCCGTACGACAGCCTCGTGATGTCGCTGGACAACAGCCTCAAGCTGATCAAGGGCGCCCAGAAGGCCGTCACCTCGGCCACGGTCGTGAAGAAGGGCGACGTCGTCGGGTACGTGGACGACGGACTCGGCAGCCGGACACCGGTGGTCGCCACCCGCGACCTGAAGGCGAAGGGCTGGTCGGGCCTCGATGTCGAGCTGTCCATGACGGACAACGGCAAGGAGATCCCGCACAGCGCGGCGGCAGGCACCGAGGTGGGCGTGGTGACCGTGGGCACGGGGCCCGGCAAGGTCAGCGCCCCGGTGGCACTGCAGCAGGACCTGAAGGCTCCCGGGTTCGGCCAGAAGCTGACCCGGATCGCCTGA
- a CDS encoding GOLPH3/VPS74 family protein, whose protein sequence is MGRSRRTIPEELLLLALDPATGTTAQPQSLDLGLAGAQLVELALAGRIAPDGDRIAVVMPRPTGDPTLDSALELLRRRGSPVRAVHWIGGPRLGLRQIYLAHLERCGMVHAVAGQMCGVLPTTRYQATDTAISRDIRARLDSAIRTGVPPDPRTAALAALAHAVGLGKHLYPGNEGRSSRSRLRDLIRHDPMGGLVAHAVMDVQNGAVAQPRRNQAAGVPLQPQVQSQSRRGSMAHTAVH, encoded by the coding sequence ATGGGCAGGAGCCGCAGAACAATTCCGGAGGAGCTTCTGCTGCTCGCTCTGGACCCGGCCACGGGTACCACAGCGCAGCCGCAGTCGCTCGACCTCGGCCTCGCCGGAGCTCAGCTAGTGGAGCTGGCTCTGGCAGGACGGATAGCCCCTGACGGGGATCGTATCGCCGTGGTGATGCCACGGCCGACAGGAGATCCGACTCTGGACTCCGCACTGGAACTGCTGCGCCGTCGCGGCAGCCCGGTTCGGGCGGTCCACTGGATCGGCGGACCCCGGCTGGGGCTTCGCCAGATCTACCTCGCTCATCTGGAGCGGTGCGGCATGGTGCATGCCGTGGCGGGCCAGATGTGCGGAGTGCTGCCGACGACTCGCTACCAGGCGACGGACACGGCAATCAGCCGGGACATCAGAGCCAGGCTGGACAGTGCGATCCGCACCGGCGTACCGCCGGACCCGCGGACCGCGGCGCTTGCCGCGCTGGCCCATGCGGTCGGACTCGGCAAGCACCTGTACCCCGGGAACGAGGGGCGTTCATCGCGCTCCCGGCTCCGGGACCTGATCAGACACGACCCGATGGGCGGACTCGTGGCGCACGCCGTGATGGACGTCCAGAACGGGGCGGTCGCACAGCCGCGCCGTAACCAGGCGGCCGGAGTGCCGTTGCAACCGCAAGTGCAGTCGCAGTCACGCCGCGGCAGCATGGCGCACACCGCGGTCCACTAG
- a CDS encoding helix-turn-helix domain-containing protein: MPSNVNPTVRRRRLGQELRRLRELKGMTAEEVAERLLVSQSKISRLENGRRSISQRDVRDLCGVYEVEDHRIVDSLMQMAKDSRQQGWWHAFGDIPYSVYIGLETDAASLRVYESLIVPGLLQTREYAQAVIEGMWPEATPSEINKRIQIRLKRQDRLTDPVNPLRFWAVIDEALLRRVVGNPQIMTDQLSHLAELSELPHVTLQVLPYAVGAHPGMYGKFAILEFQEAMDASVVYLEGVTSDLYLEKANDVQSYAVMYEHLRAKALSAEKSREFILGAAESCGT, translated from the coding sequence GTGCCGTCCAACGTCAATCCCACCGTCAGGCGACGCCGGTTGGGCCAGGAATTGCGCCGACTGCGCGAGCTCAAGGGTATGACGGCCGAGGAGGTGGCGGAGCGGCTGCTGGTCTCGCAGTCGAAGATCAGCCGCCTCGAGAACGGCCGCCGTTCCATCAGCCAGCGCGATGTACGCGATCTCTGCGGGGTGTACGAGGTCGAGGACCACCGGATCGTCGACTCGCTCATGCAGATGGCCAAGGACTCCCGCCAGCAGGGCTGGTGGCATGCCTTCGGCGACATCCCGTACAGCGTCTACATCGGTCTGGAGACCGACGCAGCTTCGCTCCGTGTATACGAGTCACTGATCGTTCCCGGCCTGCTGCAGACACGGGAGTACGCACAAGCGGTCATCGAGGGGATGTGGCCCGAGGCCACGCCCAGCGAGATCAACAAGCGCATCCAGATCCGCCTCAAGCGCCAGGATCGCCTTACCGATCCGGTCAACCCACTCCGCTTCTGGGCAGTGATCGATGAAGCGCTACTGCGTCGCGTCGTGGGCAATCCGCAGATCATGACTGACCAGCTGTCGCACCTGGCAGAGTTGAGTGAACTGCCGCACGTGACGCTGCAGGTCTTGCCATATGCCGTCGGAGCACATCCGGGCATGTACGGAAAGTTCGCCATCCTTGAGTTCCAGGAAGCCATGGACGCAAGTGTCGTTTACCTTGAGGGCGTCACGAGCGACCTGTACCTGGAGAAGGCGAACGACGTTCAGAGCTACGCCGTGATGTACGAGCACCTGCGAGCCAAGGCACTGAGCGCCGAGAAATCCCGCGAGTTCATCCTCGGAGCAGCTGAAAGCTGCGGCACATGA
- a CDS encoding DUF397 domain-containing protein, which translates to MLIRHDALTEWTKSSYSAVNGDCVEVKATGHHAVAVRDSKDPRCGVLDFTATTWSMFLLDVSRTTQH; encoded by the coding sequence ATGCTGATTCGGCATGACGCGCTGACGGAATGGACCAAGTCCTCATACTCCGCCGTAAATGGGGATTGCGTAGAGGTCAAGGCAACGGGGCACCACGCCGTAGCGGTTCGCGATTCGAAGGATCCGCGCTGCGGAGTCCTCGACTTCACCGCGACGACGTGGTCGATGTTCCTCTTGGACGTCAGCCGGACCACTCAGCACTGA
- a CDS encoding tetratricopeptide repeat protein yields MSRLMGAVQNESGGIHVLYGLGGCGKTAVAQGVFNAVTRQDGRIGLWVNASERATLRAGMLAVAADRGAESYELAAAYDGQRASADLVWHYLHCSSQPWVLVLDNADDPAALEEGTWLRPSSQGTVIVTTRQASSHVWNGAELHRVGVLPVEDAALVLRDLAPAAGTLEEAETVARRLDCLPLALTLAGSFLSRQLLESWSMSDYRRHLDSNPTELIDRGVAPGSSEKNARQLVGRTWEITLRALAEEGFPECVSLLRLLSCWSSDPVPLSLLLPSSVDAAGLSAFDPPLSGHRIEMALRGLLDHSMVSLVESEESGEVVRCIKTHGVLLDSVAAAAPKDQWPLLVEAAARLLGGEIPSETRGAQTVGRVRRLVPHAANLLRRVEDAATGLNAVGVTTLVAKHVFESGDYQASLSLAQAAAETAQTHLGSDHPLTFRAEHRAAVALFRLGRFEESETLHRRVLDGRERVLGAQHAETMESRQDIHEPLAQLGRVEDCIAILRETEGIRSRVLGNTHPDTLYVRALLVEYLAVANLVEEFDRMGPATVAVCEEILGCDSLVTVTGRHNLAYGLYHFGRYEQAEPIARRALSDRERVHGAAHPLTLSATVLLSWILAERGLLEESISFGRLAVAGQERALGPEHPYLLSNRAGLAASLAAFGQLTEAQALARLNLPLCERVLGAESSVTTKTRSLLVDQ; encoded by the coding sequence GTGAGCAGACTGATGGGCGCCGTTCAGAATGAGAGCGGAGGAATTCACGTCCTTTACGGGCTGGGTGGCTGTGGCAAGACGGCTGTGGCCCAGGGCGTCTTCAACGCAGTCACGCGCCAGGACGGCCGCATAGGCTTGTGGGTCAACGCCTCCGAACGAGCCACCCTCCGAGCAGGAATGCTTGCAGTGGCCGCCGACCGTGGTGCTGAGTCGTACGAGCTTGCTGCTGCGTATGACGGACAGCGCGCGTCGGCTGACCTTGTCTGGCATTACCTGCACTGCTCGTCGCAGCCGTGGGTCCTGGTTCTGGACAATGCGGATGACCCTGCAGCCCTCGAAGAAGGCACGTGGCTGAGGCCGAGTTCGCAAGGCACTGTCATCGTGACCACCCGCCAGGCCAGCTCACATGTATGGAATGGAGCAGAGCTGCACCGCGTGGGCGTACTGCCTGTGGAAGATGCGGCATTGGTGCTGCGCGATCTGGCTCCTGCGGCCGGCACCCTGGAAGAGGCCGAAACCGTGGCCCGAAGACTCGATTGCCTCCCGCTTGCACTGACCTTGGCCGGATCCTTCCTGTCCCGTCAACTTCTGGAGAGTTGGTCCATGAGCGATTACCGGCGGCACTTGGACAGCAACCCGACCGAACTCATTGACCGAGGAGTGGCGCCAGGGAGCTCGGAGAAGAATGCGCGGCAACTCGTGGGCCGGACGTGGGAGATTACGCTGAGAGCTCTCGCCGAAGAAGGATTTCCCGAGTGCGTTTCGTTGCTACGTCTGCTGTCCTGTTGGAGCTCTGACCCGGTTCCGCTTTCGCTGCTGCTTCCCTCGTCTGTCGATGCCGCCGGTCTGAGCGCCTTCGATCCGCCACTGTCTGGGCATCGGATCGAGATGGCGCTCCGCGGCCTACTGGATCATTCGATGGTTTCGCTCGTCGAGTCGGAGGAGAGCGGCGAGGTAGTGCGGTGTATCAAGACGCATGGCGTTCTTCTCGACAGCGTGGCGGCTGCGGCGCCGAAGGATCAGTGGCCGCTCCTGGTCGAGGCGGCAGCGCGTCTGCTCGGCGGTGAGATCCCTTCCGAGACGCGCGGAGCGCAGACGGTAGGCCGTGTTCGGCGACTCGTCCCGCATGCGGCGAACCTGCTTCGCCGCGTGGAGGATGCAGCCACAGGCCTCAATGCGGTCGGGGTCACAACTCTCGTGGCCAAGCACGTTTTTGAGAGCGGAGACTACCAAGCCTCCCTCTCCTTGGCTCAGGCCGCCGCGGAGACGGCGCAGACGCACCTGGGCTCGGATCATCCACTGACATTCCGTGCGGAGCATCGCGCTGCCGTGGCCCTGTTCAGGCTCGGCCGCTTCGAGGAGTCCGAGACCCTGCACCGGAGAGTTCTTGACGGGCGGGAAAGGGTGCTCGGGGCGCAGCACGCAGAAACAATGGAGAGTCGCCAGGACATCCATGAGCCGCTCGCCCAACTGGGAAGAGTGGAGGATTGTATTGCGATTCTGAGGGAGACGGAGGGAATTCGCAGCAGAGTTCTTGGTAACACCCATCCGGACACGCTCTACGTTCGAGCGCTTCTCGTCGAATATTTGGCTGTTGCCAATCTCGTCGAGGAATTCGACAGAATGGGGCCGGCAACTGTGGCAGTCTGTGAGGAGATTCTCGGATGTGACTCCCTGGTCACCGTGACTGGGCGCCACAATCTCGCCTACGGTCTCTATCATTTCGGTAGGTACGAGCAGGCTGAGCCGATTGCCCGAAGGGCCTTGTCGGACCGTGAACGTGTGCACGGCGCTGCTCACCCACTGACTCTCTCGGCCACGGTCCTCCTGAGCTGGATCCTTGCTGAGCGGGGATTGCTGGAGGAGTCCATTTCGTTCGGGCGTCTTGCGGTGGCCGGCCAGGAGCGGGCTCTCGGGCCCGAGCACCCCTATCTGCTCTCGAATCGAGCGGGACTGGCTGCTTCGCTCGCGGCCTTCGGCCAATTGACCGAGGCGCAGGCGCTTGCACGGCTCAATCTGCCGTTGTGTGAGCGCGTGCTGGGGGCAGAGAGTTCCGTCACGACGAAGACCCGCAGCCTGCTGGTTGACCAGTAG
- a CDS encoding RNA-guided endonuclease InsQ/TnpB family protein, producing MQLRYSFRIEPSPGQRKALGQAFGCARVVFNDCLRARKQAHEQSLPYPTSAELSKRYITEAKKTPERSWLGEVSSVVLQQSLRDLDAAYRGFFGSIKGARRGPKAGEPRFKSKRDSRQSVRFTANARWSITADGKLNLPKIGPVRVRWSRTLPSVPSTVTVVKDAADRYWASFVVETDPADEVLPPLDRDQGIDLGLTHFAVMADGSRVRSPRFLRRAEKKLKREQRSLSRKKKGSKNRNKQRVKVARAHAKVVDARRDFHHKLSTKLIRENQAVSVESLGVKGLARTRLSKSVHDAGWSAFVTMLEYKASRYGRTLTKVDRAFPSSQICSACGHRDGPKPLHVRVWMCSACGARHDRDHNAGQNIRDEGRRIRAATTG from the coding sequence GTGCAGCTTCGCTATTCGTTTCGAATCGAGCCGAGTCCTGGTCAACGCAAGGCGTTGGGCCAGGCGTTCGGCTGTGCGCGGGTGGTGTTCAACGACTGTCTGCGGGCCCGAAAGCAGGCCCATGAGCAGAGCCTGCCGTATCCGACGTCGGCAGAGCTGTCGAAGCGGTACATCACCGAGGCGAAGAAGACCCCTGAGCGGTCGTGGCTCGGGGAGGTGTCGTCGGTTGTGCTGCAGCAGTCGTTGCGGGATCTGGACGCGGCGTACCGGGGTTTCTTCGGAAGTATCAAGGGCGCCCGAAGGGGGCCGAAGGCCGGCGAGCCGCGGTTCAAGTCGAAACGTGACAGCCGCCAATCCGTGCGGTTCACAGCGAACGCCCGGTGGTCGATCACGGCGGACGGGAAGCTGAACCTGCCGAAGATCGGCCCGGTGCGGGTGCGCTGGTCCCGGACCCTGCCGTCGGTCCCGTCGACGGTGACGGTGGTCAAGGACGCTGCCGACCGGTACTGGGCCAGCTTCGTCGTGGAGACCGACCCGGCGGACGAGGTCCTGCCCCCGCTCGACCGTGACCAGGGCATTGACCTGGGGCTGACGCACTTTGCGGTCATGGCGGACGGCTCCCGCGTACGGTCGCCCCGGTTTCTGCGCCGGGCGGAGAAGAAACTCAAACGCGAGCAGCGGAGCCTGTCGCGGAAGAAGAAGGGGTCGAAGAACCGGAACAAGCAGCGGGTCAAGGTTGCGCGGGCTCACGCCAAGGTGGTCGACGCGCGCCGGGACTTTCACCACAAGCTGTCCACGAAGCTGATACGCGAGAACCAAGCGGTCAGTGTGGAGAGCCTGGGTGTGAAGGGCCTGGCTCGTACGCGGCTGTCGAAGTCCGTGCACGACGCGGGCTGGTCGGCGTTCGTGACCATGCTGGAGTACAAGGCGTCCCGGTACGGGCGCACTCTGACCAAGGTCGACCGGGCGTTCCCGTCCTCGCAGATCTGCTCGGCCTGCGGACACCGCGACGGCCCGAAGCCGTTGCACGTCCGTGTCTGGATGTGCTCCGCGTGTGGTGCCCGGCATGACCGGGACCACAACGCGGGCCAGAACATCAGGGACGAAGGGCGGCGCATCCGCGCCGCAACAACAGGCTGA
- a CDS encoding sodium:solute symporter family protein, giving the protein MNSLDWVVLIGYFGVMIAIGIWSHKRVDNVSDFFTAGGKMPWWLSGISHHMSGYSAVMFTGYAGIAYQYGVTSFVTWSLPIAIGIGIGSQLFAPRLNRLRSRLHVASPLEYLKNRYNIPTQQALAWSGLLLKIVDVGAKWAAIATLLSVFTGISITQGIFITGCITAVYCTVGGLWADALTELGQFVIQLFAGVAMLVTAMAELDGVSTLWTVWDKLPEGHTDPTAGPYTVTFLLAYLFIKTFEYNGGMWNQAQRYMATESPAAAKRSARLSAVLWLVWPTVLFFPMWCAPLLVQAQKPDASDSYALMTEQLLPHGLLGLVVVGFFSHTMAMCSSDANAIAAVFTRDIAPVLSKAARTWGSRAGLLAARLSTLGFLGLSMALATQINSPTFKDIISVVIKWVAGLMGPIAIPFMLGLLRRFRKSGPTAALVSWAAGLLAFYFTNYNFDGSVKTDVALQYQVALPLAISLILYIVIGFIKPEDTPERDAIIEQINTDGDGGSDAGAMVPAQAGSGDAAVAEGLKD; this is encoded by the coding sequence ATGAACAGTCTCGACTGGGTCGTGCTCATCGGCTACTTCGGCGTGATGATCGCGATCGGTATCTGGTCCCACAAGCGTGTGGACAACGTCAGCGACTTCTTCACGGCCGGCGGCAAGATGCCGTGGTGGCTGTCGGGCATCTCGCACCACATGTCCGGCTACAGCGCGGTGATGTTCACCGGTTACGCCGGTATCGCGTACCAGTACGGCGTCACGTCCTTCGTGACCTGGTCGCTGCCGATCGCCATCGGCATCGGCATCGGCTCCCAGCTCTTCGCGCCCCGGCTCAACCGGCTGCGCTCGCGGCTGCATGTCGCGTCCCCGCTCGAATATCTGAAGAACCGCTACAACATCCCGACCCAGCAGGCGCTCGCCTGGTCCGGTCTGCTGCTGAAGATCGTGGACGTCGGCGCCAAGTGGGCGGCCATCGCCACCCTGCTCTCCGTCTTCACCGGCATCTCGATCACCCAGGGCATCTTCATCACCGGCTGCATCACCGCCGTCTACTGCACGGTCGGCGGTCTGTGGGCCGACGCGCTCACGGAGCTGGGGCAGTTCGTCATCCAGCTCTTCGCCGGTGTCGCGATGCTCGTCACGGCGATGGCCGAGCTGGACGGCGTCAGCACCCTGTGGACGGTCTGGGACAAGCTGCCCGAGGGCCACACGGACCCGACGGCCGGTCCGTACACCGTGACCTTCCTGCTCGCGTACCTCTTCATCAAGACCTTCGAGTACAACGGCGGCATGTGGAACCAGGCCCAGCGCTACATGGCCACGGAGTCCCCCGCCGCCGCGAAGCGTTCGGCCCGGCTCTCCGCGGTGCTGTGGCTGGTCTGGCCCACCGTCCTGTTCTTCCCGATGTGGTGCGCCCCGCTGCTGGTCCAGGCGCAGAAGCCGGACGCGTCCGACAGCTACGCCCTGATGACCGAGCAGCTGCTGCCGCACGGTCTGCTGGGCCTGGTCGTCGTCGGCTTCTTCTCGCACACGATGGCCATGTGCTCCTCGGACGCCAACGCCATCGCGGCGGTCTTCACCCGGGACATCGCCCCCGTCCTCTCCAAGGCGGCACGCACCTGGGGCAGCCGGGCGGGGCTGCTGGCGGCGCGGCTGTCCACGCTCGGCTTCCTCGGTCTGTCGATGGCGCTGGCCACCCAGATCAACTCGCCGACGTTCAAGGACATCATCTCCGTCGTCATCAAGTGGGTGGCCGGTCTGATGGGTCCGATCGCGATCCCGTTCATGCTGGGCCTGCTGCGCAGGTTCCGTAAGTCGGGTCCGACGGCGGCGCTCGTCAGCTGGGCGGCGGGTCTGCTGGCGTTCTACTTCACCAACTACAACTTCGACGGTTCGGTGAAGACGGACGTCGCGCTGCAGTACCAGGTGGCGCTGCCGCTGGCGATCTCGCTGATCCTCTACATCGTGATCGGCTTCATCAAGCCGGAGGACACCCCGGAGCGCGACGCGATCATCGAGCAGATCAACACGGACGGCGACGGCGGCTCGGATGCCGGGGCGATGGTTCCGGCCCAGGCCGGTTCCGGGGATGCCGCGGTCGCGGAGGGCCTGAAGGACTGA
- a CDS encoding ADP-ribosylglycohydrolase family protein has product MSTGTTAVWGRAEQQDFRSRVRGALLGGAIGDALGAGVDGLTLEEIRAAHGTDAVTDFVPAHGGRGAVTAVTQLNLFTVDGLIRAQVRRDTGAWHPPTDVHRAHLRWAATQRDWGPDERRTDDGWLARQEWLYARRAPTRECLTGFGDATMGTLDKPKNPTARDSSALTRSAPFGLLVGWEPQLVLQLAVECASQTHGHPAALLSAGALAVMVHGLARGETLDGSVQHALALLVERPGHEPVTGALMQALGTVRQGIPGPALIESLGATDAAEEVLAVAVYCALVGEDVRHGLRLAVNHGGPSAATGALCGALLGTLHGETALPPAWLAELEGRATLLELADDFAMEMTQGPALHGPSAAAPGWLTRYPRGGQ; this is encoded by the coding sequence GTGAGTACGGGGACCACAGCTGTCTGGGGCCGTGCCGAGCAGCAGGACTTCCGCAGCCGGGTGCGTGGTGCTCTGCTGGGCGGGGCCATCGGTGACGCGCTCGGGGCGGGGGTCGACGGGCTCACGCTCGAAGAGATCCGGGCGGCCCACGGCACCGACGCCGTCACCGACTTCGTGCCCGCGCACGGCGGACGCGGCGCCGTCACCGCCGTCACCCAGCTCAATCTGTTCACCGTCGACGGACTGATCCGCGCCCAGGTCCGCCGCGACACCGGTGCCTGGCACCCGCCCACCGATGTGCACCGGGCCCATCTGCGGTGGGCGGCCACCCAGCGCGACTGGGGGCCCGACGAGCGCCGCACGGATGACGGCTGGCTCGCCCGGCAGGAGTGGCTCTACGCCCGCCGCGCCCCCACCCGGGAGTGTCTGACGGGGTTCGGGGACGCCACGATGGGCACCCTCGACAAGCCCAAGAACCCCACCGCGCGCGACTCGTCGGCCCTCACCCGGTCCGCGCCGTTCGGGCTGCTCGTCGGATGGGAGCCCCAGCTCGTCCTGCAACTGGCCGTCGAGTGCGCCTCCCAGACCCACGGCCACCCCGCCGCCCTGCTCTCCGCGGGCGCCCTCGCCGTCATGGTGCACGGGCTGGCCCGCGGCGAGACCCTGGACGGCTCCGTCCAGCACGCCCTGGCCCTGCTCGTGGAGCGCCCGGGGCACGAACCGGTGACCGGGGCGCTGATGCAGGCCCTCGGCACCGTACGCCAGGGCATTCCGGGACCGGCCCTGATCGAGTCGCTGGGCGCCACGGACGCCGCCGAGGAGGTGCTCGCCGTCGCCGTGTACTGCGCCCTGGTCGGCGAGGACGTACGGCACGGTCTGCGGCTGGCCGTCAACCACGGCGGGCCCTCCGCGGCCACCGGAGCGCTGTGCGGGGCGCTGCTCGGCACACTGCACGGCGAGACCGCGCTGCCGCCGGCCTGGCTCGCCGAACTTGAGGGCCGGGCGACCCTCCTGGAACTCGCCGACGACTTCGCGATGGAGATGACCCAGGGCCCCGCCCTGCACGGCCCGTCGGCCGCGGCGCCGGGCTGGCTGACCCGCTACCCGCGCGGCGGGCAGTGA